The sequence TTTCCAGCCCAAACACGCCAGGATTGCGGGCTCTGCAGGGCAGAGCAGACTTGCACCTCCTACTTACAAAGGTAGGGTCCTACCTTGGCCTTGAAGGTTCTTCTCTCTTACAAATTTCCCTCTTGGAGCGTTCTGTGCCCAGCATACACTTCGAGCTGCTGCTCACTTGTACTCACAGAGCAGTGTCAGAAAGAATGTTGGGCCCCAATTAGGGAACAGGCCACCCATTGTTAGTGAATGCCTGTTTCCCAGACTGGCCATCTTTGCTGTCATCTGGTCACTCTAGCATTGAAAGCAGCTTCCTTTAAGtacagctcctcctcctctccttcccaagAGCATCTCAGCTTATTGTGAACCTCTCTGTGTGCTGGTACTGTTCTGCCCTTTGAAAAGATGGCCAAAGCCTGGAGCTTCAGTATCATCTTTGTTTCTGCCAGGTTCTTGCTGAGCGGGATTCCCTCCCAGGTAAGCACAAACCGGCTGTGCTGGTGAAGATTGCACCAGACCTGACAAGCCAAGAGAAACGGGACATTGCCAGGATTGTGAGTGAGGTACTGAGCACTAGGACAAGGGCAGGCTGTCATTCCCTTCATGAGCTTCTGACTCAGGCAGCCTCTGCTCTGTTTTATCTGCATGCTGCTGGTCAGCTGCATCTTCACCCCCAAGGATTGGAAGGAACTGGGAACCATCTAATTCTTCCTTTGGTCATCTTTTCCAGCTGGGCATTGATGGACTGGTGGTAACTAACACTACCGTGAGCCGTCCTGAGACCCTTCGTGGGGCTTCTTGCAATGAAGTGGGAGGGCTAAGTGGGGCTCCCTTACGACAGCTCTCCACCCAGATGGTCAGCGATATGTATTCTCTCACCCAAGGTAATGAGATAAAGAAGAGGCATGAGAGGCAGTGGCATCAGTTTCCTTTTCTATAAatgcttccttccctcccttaggGCGCATACCAATCATTGGAGTGGGTGGAATCTGCACTGGCCAGGATGCCTTGGAGAAAATACGGGCAGGTGCCTCCTTGGTCCAGATGTATACAGCGCTCACATACCATGGACCACCTGTGGTGGGTACCATAAAGCAGGAGCTTGAGGCCCTACTGAGGTGAGTGGAAagctaagttttttaaaaaaaaaattttaatacaaacattccatctttcattaaacagtgtATCATCTGGGTATAATTTTTTTGTGTCTTAACAATTAAACTTACCACCATATTCATTTCTTACATTCATTCTTATATTAATACTAAATAGTGATAATACTGATAaagacctgggcctccggctgatgttatgtaatgccaggtccgcggttaataaagcccccctgattgcagatcttattcaggaagggaccgcggacgttatgggcattacggagacctggttgggcaccgaagggggggtccccctagtggagatgtgcccaccaggcttccgagcattccatcagccgagggcccagggtaggggtggaggggtggcggttattattaaggagagtctcgagccgagggaaaccactgtgcctcagatagctgggtgtgaatccctcttcgtgaagtggggtcgtagaactcaggtgggcttgttgatcacgtacctggctccttgctgcgtgactacagccctgcctgagctgttggagttgctggccgggttggcagttgaaacccccagactgttggtcatgggggatttcaatggcttccatgacggccatggacctgattcagttaattgacggccctacccacgtcgggggaggtaccctagatctgatttttatctctggccagtggtctaatgatctggttttaaatgatttagttgttgaacctttgtcatggtcagatcattttctccttcgtctagactttctgaccgctacccaccaccgcgggaggcggaaccaatgcgctggttccgtcccaggcgcctgatggacccggagaggttcctggcggagcttgggcgtttccgagcacctggcccacgactcgactgaagagctagttgcggcctgggagcgggcgcggctggagctttggaccgtgtcgtgcctttgcggcctctgacccggcgtcggtctcaaccagctccttggttctccgaggagctgagggagatgaagcgccggagaagacgcctagagagggcCTGGGGGTCCAGCCGCTCTGGGGGTGGCCGGGCACTAGTTTGGGCCTATAggaggacctacctagtggcaatgagggctgcgccgccccacgcttcctcctcattgcgtcggcagataaccgcccggccgccctgttttgggtgacccgcttgctccttcaacaggacgggcgggaggaccccccacaagggcgtgccgaggagtttaacggttatctatacgacaaaatcgcccAGCTTCGGggcggattggatcaaaattgggtagatcaggcgagggttctgaggcccgtcttgttgaggtggtttgggatgactttgatcctgtgactcccgaggacatggacaggttgctgggtaggctgaacgccaccacatgtttactggatccgtgcccctcctggttagtactggctactcaggaggtgacacgaggctgggtccaggggattacaaattcttctttgcgggagggggtctttcccgctgccttgaaagaggcagtggtgagacccctcctcaaagccttcctggacccagctgttttagggaactaccggccagtctccaatcttcgccacggcgaaggttgttgagagtgtggtggcatgtcagctaccccagtacctggatgaagctgtctatctagacctgctccagtccggctcccggcccggatacagtacggagacagctttggtcgcactggtggatgatctctggagggccagggataggggttattcctctgccctggtcctattagacctctcagcggcttttgataccattgaccatggtatcctgctgcaccggttggagggttgggagtgggaggcaccgtttatcggtggttctcctcctacctctctgatcggacgagacggtgttgacagggggcagagatcgacccaaggtgcctcatgt is a genomic window of Ahaetulla prasina isolate Xishuangbanna chromosome 12, ASM2864084v1, whole genome shotgun sequence containing:
- the LOC131184005 gene encoding dihydroorotate dehydrogenase (quinone), mitochondrial-like isoform X4; this translates as MPLGINLGKNKCSVDAAADYVAGVRVLGPLADYVVVNVSSPNTPGLRALQGRADLHLLLTKVLAERDSLPGKHKPAVLVKIAPDLTSQEKRDIARIVSELGIDGLVVTNTTVSRPETLRGASCNEVGGLSGAPLRQLSTQMVSDMYSLTQGRIPIIGVGGICTGQDALEKIRAGASLVQMYTALTYHGPPVVGTIKQELEALLRSSSKKKGWGRKKQKEKREKSKKRQKE
- the LOC131184005 gene encoding dihydroorotate dehydrogenase (quinone), mitochondrial-like isoform X2 — encoded protein: MTPGYVRGLWGMVQPHPRPKVLNSWPQKGCLCLQGYCSMVFSLFLAGMPLGINLGKNKCSVDAAADYVAGVRVLGPLADYVVVNVSSPNTPGLRALQGRADLHLLLTKVLAERDSLPGKHKPAVLVKIAPDLTSQEKRDIARILGIDGLVVTNTTVSRPETLRGASCNEVGGLSGAPLRQLSTQMVSDMYSLTQGRIPIIGVGGICTGQDALEKIRAGASLVQMYTALTYHGPPVVGTIKQELEALLRSSSKKKGWGRKKQKEKREKSKKRQKE
- the LOC131184005 gene encoding dihydroorotate dehydrogenase (quinone), mitochondrial-like isoform X3 → MTPGYVRGLWGMVQPHPRPKVLNSWPQKGCLCLQGYCSMVFSLFLAGMPLGINLGKNKCSVDAAADYVAGVRVLGPLADYVVVNVSSPNTPGLRALQGRADLHLLLTKVLAERDSLPGKHKPAVLVKIAPDLTSQEKRDIARIVSELGIDGLVVTNTTVSRPETLRGASCNEVGGLSGAPLRQLSTQMVSDMYSLTQGRIPIIGVGGICTGQDALEKIRAGASLVQMYTALTYHGPPVVGTIKQELEALLREQGFQSVQDAVGADHNL
- the LOC131184005 gene encoding dihydroorotate dehydrogenase (quinone), mitochondrial-like isoform X1; translated protein: MTPGYVRGLWGMVQPHPRPKVLNSWPQKGCLCLQGYCSMVFSLFLAGMPLGINLGKNKCSVDAAADYVAGVRVLGPLADYVVVNVSSPNTPGLRALQGRADLHLLLTKVLAERDSLPGKHKPAVLVKIAPDLTSQEKRDIARIVSELGIDGLVVTNTTVSRPETLRGASCNEVGGLSGAPLRQLSTQMVSDMYSLTQGRIPIIGVGGICTGQDALEKIRAGASLVQMYTALTYHGPPVVGTIKQELEALLRSSSKKKGWGRKKQKEKREKSKKRQKE